One window from the genome of bacterium encodes:
- a CDS encoding VOC family protein yields the protein MKRMIEHVALRVTDLKRSVVFYRDVLGLKPVSIREIANGNLTQVVFRVGEDVLVLFHNPNFTKADVHSDYGTRQISDFLAGSQEREWAGGMDHLAFCFDEEEYHAVLRRLEEHGGEIHRGEERNLGAYGVGYASYFYDPDNIEIEIKRYDNPPEEPGPEWYESKVDLETFGQETSKA from the coding sequence ATGAAAAGAATGATTGAGCACGTTGCGCTCCGGGTGACCGATCTCAAGCGCTCGGTCGTTTTCTACCGCGATGTCCTGGGCCTGAAGCCCGTCAGCATCCGCGAGATCGCAAACGGGAACCTGACGCAGGTGGTTTTCCGGGTGGGAGAAGATGTTCTCGTCCTTTTCCACAATCCCAATTTCACGAAGGCGGATGTGCACTCGGATTACGGCACCCGCCAGATATCGGATTTTCTGGCCGGAAGCCAGGAGCGGGAATGGGCCGGCGGGATGGATCATCTCGCGTTCTGCTTCGATGAGGAGGAGTACCACGCGGTTCTCCGGCGCCTGGAAGAGCATGGCGGCGAGATTCACCGCGGCGAGGAGCGGAACCTCGGCGCCTACGGCGTGGGCTACGCTTCCTACTTCTACGACCCGGACAACATCGAGATCGAAATCAAGCGCTACGACAATCCCCCCGAAGAGCCGGGCCCGGAGTGGTACGAATCCAAGGTGGATCTGGAAACATTTGGCCAGGAGACCAGCAAGGCATGA